The following are encoded in a window of Colletotrichum lupini chromosome 3, complete sequence genomic DNA:
- a CDS encoding ADP-ribosylation factor family protein, with product MSWPYFGHHGRLGYRASSPSTSAYLSRSPTGLQAPLISTIQIHHSRIERRGIEQPPRRLVLVENHPSPPPPRSHLIPATAAVAVVSGLTSMPLPHITYCKGTHTRNQKQTNETLVVDLVTAADPVNAVIPSRLFIPNRQFLRLQIRHCSSYSLCPSPPDPGPPTPSLSRIQGTQSLPRPINPRHPVFLWLLEVPLPAPKGQTRPGQASPALFFSGSRPPPALSAPASAPQLAPSSSVVARQRETSDAHRASLSLSLPPPSSHRAEQQPVPPSPTSMPATFDLRHLHPNHNSAPVLHPSPSLTVSTSLPNEIVIAAPPTFLRCATSIAVALYPDPRSTHVGDTSFGHLRILYYLLHTSASRSLYTTTMAGLFRKVYDWLLRTFWATEMDVTMIGLQNAGKTSLLRVLAGGEFTIDSIPTVGFNMKRVQRGHVTLKCWDIGGQPRFRTMWERYCRGVNAIVFIVDIADMDLLQQAREELHALMDQASLREIPLLVLGNKSDLPQKLSVDELIDALDLKSIGHREVCCYGISAKEETNLDAVLQWLMKWANSCPALPFLLDRIPSGLAG from the exons ATGTCTTGGCCTTACTTTGGACACCACG GACGTCTAGGCTATCGCGCCTCGTCGCCGTCTACCTCTGCCTACCTTAGCCGTTCGCCCACCGGATTACAAGCACCATTAATTTCAACCATAC AGATTCATCATAGTCGGATCGAGCGCCGTGGTATTGAACAACCGCCTCGTAGGCTGGTCCTTGTCGAAAATCACccttcgccgccgccgccacgtTCGCATCTCATCCCTGCTACCGCTGCCGTTGCTGTCGTCAGTGGATTGACTTCCATGCCGCTGCCGCACATAACGTACTGCAAAGGCACTCACACCCGAAATCAG AAGCAAACGAATGAAACCCTAGTCGTTGATCTTGTAACCGCTGCAGACCCTGTCAACGCGGTTATTCCCAGTCGTCTTTTCATCCCCAACCGCCAATTCTTGCGACTCCAAATTCGGCACTGTTCATCCTACAGCTTgtgcccctcccctcccgaCCCCGGTCCCCCGACCCCAAGCTTGAGCCGGATCCAGGGTACTCAGTCACTTCCACGACCCATCAACCCTCGCCATCCCGTCTTTCTCTG GCTGCTCGAGGTACCTCTTCCGGCCCCAAAGGGACAGACCAGGCCAGGCCAAGCGTCACCTGCGCTCTTCTTTTCTGGTTCCCGCCCGCCGCCTGCACTGTCTGCACCTGCATCTGCGCCGCAACTTGCTCCCAGTTCCAGTGTCGTCGCCCGCCAACGAGAAACCAGCGACGCCCATCgagcctctctctctctgtctctcccGCCCCCATCATCGCACAGAGCAGAGCAGCAACCTGTGCCGCCATCTCCCACGTCGATGCCAGCGACATTTGACTTGCGACATTTG CATCCAAATCACAACTCCGCACCCGTCCTTCATCCCTCTCCGTCTCTCACCGTATCGACGTCTCTTCCGAACGAAATAGTAATCGCCGCGCCACCGACCTTTCTCCGTTGCGCAACATCTATTGCCGTTGCGCTGTATCCGGATCCAAGATCAACACACGTTGGCGACACCTCTTTTGGCCACCTACGCATCCTATACTACCTCCTCCACACCAGCGCATCGCGCTCATTATACACCACCACCATGGCGGGGCTTTTCCGGAAAGTGTACGACTGGCTGTTGAGGACGTTCTG GGCGACAGAGATGGATGTGACGATGATCGGTCTCCAAAATGCGGGTAAGACGTCTCTGCTCCGCGTCCTCGCA GGCGGCGAGTTCACCATCGA CTCGATCCCGACGGTCGGATTCAACATGAAGCGGGTGCAACGAGGACACGTTACACTGAAATGTTGGGATATTGGTGGCCAGCCCCGATTTCGAACGATGTGGGAAAGATACTGCCGTGGCGTCAACGCTATCGTCTTCATCGTCGATATCGCTGATATGGACTTGCTACAGCAAGCTCGGGAGGAGCTTCATGCTCTCATGGACCAAGCTTCTCTGAGAGAAATCCCACTCCTTGTTTTGGGAAACAAATCGGACCTCCCGCAGAAGTTATCGGTGGACGAGCTGATCGATGCGCTTGACCTCAAGTCCATAGGCCACCGCGAGGTTTGCTGCTACGGCATCAGTGCCAAGGAGGAGACCAACTTGGACGCTGTGCTACAGTGGCTGATGAAGTGGGCGAACAG TTGTCCCGCCCTGCCGTTCCTTCTCGATCGTATTCCCTCTGGGCTTGCGGGCTAG
- a CDS encoding DNA-directed RNA polymerase I subunit RPA2, with translation MTYRRQANERANMAPSATSTEWDHQYNTVRRENLFRNPPKDHTAYPALQEAVSPHIDSFNALFTSDDKSLLARGIEDIGTKTYLDGDDRAGLEGMNRLSVRIKSVALQKSQLPPSNKFARNREILPSECRERHSTYRGRLSATFEYRVNGGDPKEFVRELGQVPIMVKSNRCHLEGNSPAQLVQRKEESEELGGYFIVNGIEKIIRLLQVNRRNFPMAINRPSFQNRGQGYTPYGIIVRSVRPDETSQTNVLHYLSDGNMTFRFSWKKNEYLVPVMMVLKALVDTNDRDIFEGLIGLSNTKSAKNSFLTDRVELLLRTYKSYGLYSKTETRAYLGEKFRVVMGVPDTMSNYDVGTEFLRKVVLVHLGNINVTEKQDNDKFKMLLFMIRKLYALVAGDCAVDNPDAVQNQEVLLGGFLYGMIIKERLEEFLSTAVRLSLREWTRKHPATPFTSQDFAKEFPANIFRHANENLGNGLEYFLSTGNLTSPSGLDLQQTAGFTVVAEKLNFLRFISHFRMIHRGAFFAELKTTTVRKLLPESWGFLCPVHTPDGSPCGLLNHLAHKCKIMTESVDASKIPGLVAELGAVETSSAATDESVVIMLDGKLIGFCTPRESLRIADTLRFWKVEGTHGVPLQLEIGYVPPSNGGSYPGIYLSSAPARMVRPVKYLPLDKVDFVGPYEQPYMSIAVVENEIVSGESTHVEETPTNMLSILANMTPFSDFNQSPRNMYQCQMGKQTMGTSATALRHRTDNKMYRIQSGQTPVVRSPLHNAYGFDNFPNGFNAVVAVISYTGYDMDDAMILNKSAHERGFGHGTIYKTKKVTLKEEQRTRATKNITKLFGFAPGGFVKGFYRGLLDEDGLPYVGRMVQEGDVLCAWHTVSADYSGKLINLDGQTHYEKYKESETAFVEELRVLGSESGNEPAQTISIKLRVPRSPVIGDKFSSRHGQKGVASQKWPAVDMPFSESGIQPDIIINPHAFPSRMTIGMFVESLAGKAGALHGLAQDCTPFKFNEENTAGDYFGHQLMKAGYNYHGNEPMYSGITGEELAADIYVGVVYYQRLRHMVNDKYQVRTTGPVVPTTGQPIKGRKRGGGIRVGEMERDALLAHGTAFLLQDRLLNCSDYTRSWICRSCGSFLSVQPTVSPFVGKKKQVTTVRCRNCATRLDAGDAESAAKVEGEIWEDGQGNQWVGGENTTVVVVPGALKFLDVELAAMGVKLKYRIDSKDAPRKGPLKPMKSLP, from the exons ATGACATA TCGCAGGCAAGCGAACGAGAGAGCGAACATGGCGCCATCAGCGACAAGCACCGAGTGGGATCACCAATACAATACCGTTCGTCGCGAGAACCTTTTTCGCAACCCCCCGAAGGATCACACGGCCTATCCTGCCCTGCAAGAGGCTGTGAGCCCTCACATCGACTCCTTCAATGCCTTGTTCACAAGTGACGACAAGAGCCTCCTCGCTCGAGGCATAGAGGATATTGGCACAAAGACGTATCTTGATGGCGACGACAGGGCGGGCCTCGAAGGCATGAACCGCCTGTCCGTACGGATCAAGAGTGTAGCGCTGCAAAAGTCCCAGCTACCCCCCTCCAACAAGTTCGCCAGGAATCGTGAAATCCTGCCCTCCGAATGCAGAGAGCGTCATTCGACGTACCGAGGCAGGCTATCCGCCACCTTCGAGTACAGGGTCAATGGTGGTGATCCGAAAGAATTTGTGCGCGAGCTTGGACAGGTGCCAATTATGGTCAAG TCCAACAGATGTCACTTGGAGGGCAACTCTCCGGCTCAGTTGGTGCAAAGAAAGGAGGAATCCGAAGAACTGGGCGGTTACTTCATCGTAAACGGTATCGAGAAGATTATTCGACTGCTGCAAGTCAACCGAAGGAATTTCCCCATGGCGATCAACCGACCGAGTTTCCAAAACCGAGGCCAAGGCTACACCCCGTATGGTATCATCGTCCGGTCCGTCAGACCAGATGAGACATCTCAGACCAACGTTTTGCACTACCTGAGTGACGGAAACATGACGTTCCGCTTCTCCTGGAAGAAGAATGAGTACCTTGTACCGGTCATGATGGTTCTTAAGGCTCTCGTCGACACAAACGATCGCGACATCTTCGAAGGACTGATTGGTCTCTCCAACACGAAGTCGGCCAAGAACAGTTTCTTGACGGACCGTGTCGAGCTGCTGCTCCGAACCTACAAGTCATACGGACTCTACAGCAAGACCGAGACGAGAGCCTACCTGGGAGAGAAGTTCCGCGTGGTGATGGGTGTACCCGACACCATGTCCAACTACGATGTCGGCACCGAGTTCCTGCGCAAGGTTGTTCTTGTTCACCTTGGTAACATCAACGTCACCGAGAAGCAGGACAATGATAAGTTCAAGATGCTGTTGTTCATGATCAGAAAGCTGTATGCTCTCGTGGCAGGCGACTGCGCCGTCGACAACCCTGATGCTGTCCAAAACCAGGAGGTCCTTCTTGGCGGTTTCCTGTACGGCATGATCATCAAGGAGCGCCTTGAAGAGTTCCTGTCGACTGCTGTCAGATTGTCTCTCCGCGAATGGACCAGAAAGCACCCGGCCACCCCCTTCACATCGCAGGACTTCGCCAAGGAGTTCCCTGCCAATATCTTCAGACACGCCAATGAGAACCTTGGAAACGGCCTGGAATATTTCCTTTCCACAGGTAATCTGACCAGTCCTTCTGGTCTTGATTTGCAGCAGACAGCCGGTTTCACAGTTGTTGCGGAAAAGCTCAACTTTCTCCGTTTCATCAGTCACTTCCGAATGATTCACAGAGGTGCCTTCTTCGCCGAGTTGAAGACGACAACGGTCCGAAAGCTGTTGCCCGAGTCTTGGGGTTTTCTGTGCCCCGTACACACTCCTGATGGTTCGCCTTGCGGTTTGCTTAACCATCTGGCTCACAAGTGTAAGATCATGACCGAGTCCGTCGACGCCTCCAAGATCCCTGGCCTTGTGGCGGAGTTGGGAGCTGTGGAGACGTCTTCTGCGGCTACAGATGAAAGCGTTGTCATCATGCTTGATGGCAAGCTCATCGGCTTCTGCACACCTCGCGAATCTCTCAGAATTGCAGACACTCTCCGTTTCTGGAAGGTGGAGGGCACTCACGGCGTTCCTCTCCAACTGGAAATTGGATACGTCCCGCCTTCAAACGGCGGTTCATACCCTGGTATCTACTTGTCTTCTGCGCCTGCGCGTATGGTCAGACCCGTGAAGTATCTTCCTCTTGATAAGGTGGACTTTGTGGGGCCTTACGAGCAACCCTACATGTCTATCGCCGTTGTTGAGAACGAAATCGTGTCAGGCGAGTCGACGCACGTGGAAGAAACTCCTACCAACATGCTCTCCATTCTTGCCAACATGACGCCCTTCTCAGACTTCAACCAGTCCCCCAGAAACATGTACCAATGTCAGATGGGTAAGCAAACCATGGGAACATCGGCAACGGCTCTTCGGCACCGCACGGACAACAAGATGTACAGAATTCAGAGTGGCCAGACACCGGTGGTACGATCGCCTCTACACAACGCTTATGGATTCGACAACTTCCCCAACGGCTTCAACGCCGTTGTAGCGGTTATCTCATACACTGGCTACGACATGGACGACGCCATGATTTTGAACAAGTCGGCACACGAAAGAGGATTCGGACACGGTACCATCTACAAGACGAAGAAGGTCACGCTGAAGGAAGAACAGAGAACGCGAGCCACCAAGAATATCACCAAGCTCTTCGGTTTCGCCCCTGGCGGTTTTGTCAAGGGATTCTATCGTGGCTTGCTTGATGAGGACGGATTGCCCTACGTTGGACGCATGGTCCAAGAAGGAGATGTACTCTGCGCATGGCACACGGTGTCAGCAGACTACAGCGGCAAGCTGATCAACCTGGACGGACAGACACACTATGAAAAGTACAAGGAGTCTGAGACTGCATTTGTCGAGGAATTACGTGTGCTCGGTAGCGAGTCGGGTAATGAGCCTGCACAGACGATCTCCATCAAGCTCAGAGTTCCCCGATCCCCGGTCATCGGTGACAAGTTCTCTTCTCGCCACGGACAGAAGGGTGTCGCTTCCCAGAAATGGCCTGCTGTCGATATGCCTTTCTCAGAATCTGGTATTCAACCCGATATTATCATCAACCCTCACGCTTTCCCTTCTCGTATGACAATCGGTATGTTCGTCGAGTCACTGGCTGGAAAGGCTGGCGCGCTCCACGGATTGGCACAAGACTGCACGCCCTTCAAGTTCAACGAGGAGAACACCGCCGGTGACTACTTTGGTCATCAGCTGATGAAGGCCGGGTACAATTACCATGGCAACGAGCCCATGTACTCTGGTATCACGGGAGAGGAACTGGCCGCCGACATTTACGTTGGTGTCGTCTACTACCAGCGTCTGCGTCACATGGTCAACGACAAGTACCAAGTGAGAACGACGGGACCAGTCGTACCGACAACCGGCCAGCCCATCAAGGGTAGAAAGCGTGGTGGTGGTATTCGTGTGGGAGAGATGGAGCGTGACGCGCTGCTCGCTCACGGTACGGCCTTCCTGCTGCAGGATCGTCTGCTCAACTGTTCCGATTACACGCGATCCTGGATCTGCCGAAGCTGTGGTTCGTTCCTCTCAGTTCAACCAACCGTGTCACCTTTTGTGGGTAAGAAGAAGCAAGTCACGACAGTGCGTTGCAGAAACTGCGCAACCCGCCTCGACGCCGGCGACGCGGAGAGCGCCGCCAAGGTAGAGGGAGAGATCTGGGAGGATGGCCAGGGCAACCAGTGGGTCGGAGGCGAGAACACGACGGTTGTCGTTGTTCCGGGTGCGCTCAAGTTCCTAGACGTGGAGTTGGCAGCTATGGGTGTCAAGCTGAAGTACCGCATCGACTCCAAGGATGCGCCTCGCAAGGGCCCTTTGAAGCCCATGAAATCATTACCTTAG
- a CDS encoding glycosyltransferase family 17 codes for MVLQWHIGFPVILKLLLAITICLILYFSQHPALDRFDHRISNLDLSLKLPKGGLNFGNKSDHHGFYSSDAAAKFCKHHGYPVFTPQSETGQRKVYDLFMVNTELDWMEIRLNSTYNYVDYFVIVESPKTFTGRPKPLTIKENWDRFKPYHDKLIYHELEFPSDFNPRRSWDYEDLQRNAMYTQVLPRLVGKQAPVYGDVILVADVDEIARPETLLLLRTCQFPRRLTLRSRFYYYSFQFLHTGPEWEHPQATYYQGSRTLLPANLRMGDGGFKPLYDLEKANLGNACWHCSSCFATVDEFLTKMSSFSHEWMNGERFRNKDRIADAIRNGKDLWGRDVDQFVRLENNTDMPSILLDEPEKFGYMVNRDGPSAGFTDYP; via the coding sequence ATGGTTCTTCAATGGCACATTGGCTTTCCTGTCATCCTGAAACTCTTGTTGGCGATAACGATCTGCCTCATTTTGTACTTTAGCCAACATCCTGCACTTGACAGATTCGACCATCGCATATCGAACCTCGACCTGTCCCTTAAGCTTCCCAAGGGCGGTCTCAATTTCGGTAACAAGAGCGACCATCATGGCTTCTACTCCTCCGATGCTGCTGCCAAGTTTTGCAAGCACCACGGTTACCCCGTCTTCACTCCCCAGTCAGAGACTGGCCAGCGAAAGGTATACGACCTGTTCATGGTCAACACAGAGCTCGACTGGATGGAAATACGCTTGAACTCTACCTACAACTACGTTGACTACTTTGTCATCGTTGAGTCTCCAAAGACTTTTACAGGCAGGCCCAAGCCGCTCACGATCAAGGAGAACTGGGACCGGTTCAAGCCTTACCATGACAAGCTCATCTACCACGAGCTCGAATTCCCGTCAGATTTCAATCCGAGAAGGTCGTGGGACTACGAAGACTTACAGCGCAACGCCATGTACACCCAAGTGTTGCCTAGGCTCGTCGGAAAGCAGGCTCCGGTGTACGGGGACGTTATCCTCGTCGCCGACGTTGACGAGATTGCTCGACCGGAGACACTATTGCTACTGCGAACGTGCCAATTCCCCCGTCGCCTCACCTTGCGTAGCCGGTTTTACTATTACAGTTTCCAGTTCCTCCACACGGGACCTGAGTGGGAACACCCGCAAGCCACTTACTACCAGGGCTCACGCACGCTCCTGCCGGCGAACCTCCGAATGGGAGACGGGGGCTTCAAGCCGCTTTACGACCTCGAGAAGGCGAATCTCGGGAACGCCTGCTGGCACTGCTCTAGCTGCTTCGCCACTGTCGATGAGTTCCTCACCAAGATGTCGTCCTTCTCCCACGAGTGGATGAATGGCGAGAGGTTTCGAAACAAGGACCGTATAGCGGACGCCATTAGGAACGGAAAAGACCTTTGGGGCCGAGACGTTGACCAATTTGTGCGTCTCGAAAATAATACAGATATGCCGAGTATTCTGCTGGATGAGCCGGAAAAGTTTGGTTATATGGTAAATAGGGATGGGCCTTCAGCTGGGTTTACCGACTACCCATGA